From Nitrospirota bacterium, the proteins below share one genomic window:
- a CDS encoding acetyl-CoA carboxylase carboxyltransferase subunit alpha: MTEYLDFEKPLIEIEERIVQLKEIPNPEGKVLEEISKLQKRSKQALFEIYSKLTPWQKVQVARHIIRPTFLDYIKVIFENPMELHGDRLCAEDKSIIGGLAKFKNRTIVFVGNQKGKTLKERVQRNFGMPNPEGYRKALRLMKMADKFKFPVITMVDTPGAFPGIGAEERGQSEAIARNLFEMSRLSVPIISIVIGEGGSGGALALSVADKIIMLEHAVFSVISPEGCAAILWKESGKMKEATEALRMTAQELYQGKVIDEILLEPLGGAHRNPKEMAETCAKCIETHLTLLESIPPEKRLALRYEKFKKLGPYLENTSQRAI, encoded by the coding sequence ATGACTGAATATTTAGATTTTGAAAAACCTTTAATTGAAATCGAAGAACGAATCGTTCAACTCAAGGAAATCCCAAATCCCGAGGGCAAGGTTCTGGAGGAAATTTCCAAACTTCAAAAGAGGTCAAAACAGGCTCTTTTCGAAATTTATTCGAAATTGACCCCGTGGCAAAAGGTTCAAGTTGCCCGTCATATCATCCGCCCTACTTTTTTAGATTACATCAAGGTAATTTTTGAAAATCCAATGGAACTTCATGGAGACAGGCTTTGCGCCGAGGATAAATCGATTATTGGCGGGCTGGCAAAATTTAAAAACAGAACCATTGTTTTTGTGGGCAATCAAAAGGGAAAAACCTTAAAAGAGCGGGTCCAACGAAATTTTGGAATGCCGAATCCCGAAGGATATCGAAAAGCTCTTCGACTGATGAAAATGGCGGATAAATTTAAATTTCCGGTCATTACCATGGTTGATACGCCCGGTGCTTTTCCGGGAATAGGAGCTGAAGAAAGGGGCCAATCGGAAGCCATCGCACGAAACCTGTTTGAGATGTCCCGCTTATCCGTTCCGATAATTTCGATTGTTATTGGAGAAGGCGGAAGCGGAGGCGCTTTAGCCCTTAGCGTTGCCGATAAGATTATCATGCTGGAACATGCGGTTTTTTCTGTCATTTCCCCTGAAGGGTGTGCCGCAATTTTGTGGAAAGAAAGCGGAAAAATGAAAGAAGCGACTGAAGCCTTGAGAATGACGGCCCAGGAGCTTTATCAGGGAAAGGTGATCGATGAAATTCTTCTTGAACCGCTGGGAGGCGCCCACCGGAATCCCAAAGAAATGGCTGAAACCTGTGCCAAATGCATTGAAACCCACCTGACTCTTTTAGAAAGTATCCCGCCAGAAAAAAGACTCGCGTTACGTTATGAAAAATTTAAGAAATTAGGGCCTTATCTGGAAAATACCTCTCAGCGGGCTATTTGA